One Dermacentor albipictus isolate Rhodes 1998 colony chromosome 10, USDA_Dalb.pri_finalv2, whole genome shotgun sequence genomic window, AAAGATGTAGTCTTAACGTCACGCCTTTGCCTGACCGTTGTATTTGCATACTGCCTCGCTTCCGCCTGCTCACTTCTCCCGGAAGTCACCTTGCCTGCAGCTATTGTTGACGCTGTTCTTTTTCTCCAGCCTTTCGTCTCTCTGTTGTCTCTTGCCAGGAATGATTCGGACAGCTCCTGACGTCTTGAAAAGCTTCTCTCATTTTACTTTCTGGGCGCATTGTTTTCACAGACTTCCTTAGTGATACAAAAATGTAAATTTGCATCATTGAGTGTTGTTCATCAAGAGTGGCTTAAACCACCAGCCTCGATTCCATGTTCCAATAAAGAGTTGTTGCCCTGACGAAGGCAAATGCCACTGTTGCACGCTTCCTCTATCGATTTAATTGTGAAAACTTTGTCGTGTTTCAATTGCAGCCGCTTTAGGTCCGTAGTTCTGTTATTTTCGCAGGATTTTATGGAGTTCATGCAACAATAGAGTCAGCTTTCCGATAATAAATGCTCTGTCCAACCGTTCTTTCATTCAACGATAAGTGAAAGTCAGTAGTTGAGCTGGCTGTCTGCATAGATGGTGAATAACCCACCGTAAAACATGTGTACGCTTTCTTCTGAATTTCGATTGGTGAATATCAATTCGACTGCTTTCCCAAAAAACTCATGCTAGACCGCCACTTTAGCTCTATACCATTGCCGTTCTTGTTACCGTTAGCCTCCCTTTCTCAATTCCCATAGTCAACCGGCTCGGCTTCTAGCGTTGCTGTGAACAGAAACATTATGATTTAGCTACGCTTACTATTCTCTGCACGTTGTGGTACATAACAGCGAGATTCACAGTCGGCAGTTTGGTCATCCTGCCTTTGAGGTACTGTGTTCAAGGGCTATCCAGGTGTCAGCCTCAAATTAGCGCAACTGCAAACCTAGACACTGAGCCAATCACTCATTTGCAAAAGCAACGAAGTCTGTGCGGCCCCCAATTTACGTCCGTTGAGTTACACTTTATTGGACTGCAACGTCGTGCAGTTTGCCACTTTAATAGTGGCTACTTTTTACCGGAATTCAGTTTATGTTTTGTTTTGGCAAATCGACTGACTTGAGGAAAATAAAACACTAGGGATGAACCCTACTACGCATCACGAGAGCGGAATAACGAGAACTATTTGGGATACGAATGTGACGAATGGGTTATTTTTGCAGTGTGCCGCATTCGGATTGTAGTATTTTAGCGCCAGATATTGATATATTATTTAGATAAAAAGTAATATTTCTTTTTTGGGGTAAACCGAAACAAGTTGCGTGACCAACGCATTTGTGCGCACCTTTTTACCGCGGTATCGCGTAGCTGTGACATAAATTATTTACGACATGTTGAATAACCAGGGCTGTGTCACATTAAAAGTGAAAGACACAATTTTCAGTGCACTCTCTCGGTAAGAAGGTACAGACGGTAATGCTTATTGGCTCCTTACATTGGTCTCTAGGCTGCAGTGCCTCTGAATCTTTCTCCCCAACTAATGCACACCTAAGCACATGCTCATGGGTAGCTAGCTTTTTTATTACCCTGCTTACGGAATAAATTAAACTTCCCTTTAGTGACTGACTTCGCGAAAGAATGGGATTTGATACTGGTACCACTAGTACCATTTAAAGTACTCCGAATTACTCACAACCCGTGGCCGTATCACATCAAATGCGATCGAGAACGGTATGTAGGTTTGTTACCTTTCACGTAAGGTGATGGCGAAATGATATTTGTCAAACAATGCTGTATATTGTCAAATGCTAAACAGGCGTCATTGCTTAGGATGGGACAATTTTTCAAGCGCTCAGCATAAGCAAACAACTGTGCTGTGGGTAGTATCTATGGGGCATGCTTCCGTCATTATTTCTGTCATCTCGGCTTGGAGAAGTTCGAACTATTGGAACTAAGGTCCGCACTTTACTCATTGAGAGTTACTCCTTCAGTGTGATGTCCGTGGTTGCTAGGGCGTCATTGCTATGAAAAAACAAGCGTTTCGGAGTCCATAGGAGTTTAACCTGCTGTTGCGTCTTCGCTGAGCGCTGGTGGCGGTGCCGGTCGCTATATCATGAGCGAGAGCCAAATTACATCGGTGACATCTCTTGCATTCTTTCTGCAGGTATGACTAGATCTCAATGATACGTTTCTAGCTACGTCCTGCTTCTAAAAATGCTGGAAAAGTGTATTTAGATTCTCCGCAAACACCAACGTGATATTCTAAATTCTGTGGTACTGTCACTTCATGCAATATTTGCTGCTTGATAGCCCAAAACAAGTTGATCAGGGCCAATGTGCGCAGCTAGTCTTGGGTCTTCCAGGTCTGGAACGAACTTTCGGAATGGAAAGTATGGCAACCTATAGGTAATCTGGCCATACGTCACCATCGCTGAACATCTGGTACACTATCTTCAAAGGGCGGAATAAACCAGGCTTGAGTGTCATTGTTCTGCAACTCCGCGAGGCATCTACTTGTGGCCATGATAGCTCATTTAGGTCGCTCCACCAAGTCCGGCTCCACCAAACATCAATCTGTCCTTGTTGAACCAGGCCGGTTGGCTCCTGATGGCTAACACAGCGGAATTAATTGTTTTGACCATAAGTGACCATCACCAAACCTTTAGAACACCATGCTGAGAGCGCGGAAAGCATCAGGCTTTCTAATCTTTCTGCTGCAACGTCTCCTAGTTCTTCTGCTACACTATATGTGTGACGTGTATCGGCCCCAAATATAGCGTATCTCTTGAGGTCAGGCATAGCATTCGCCATACCTTTAGGACGTCATAACCAAAGGCCGACGTCAACGTGTCCTTGGTACTGCAAGTAGGTGTGACGGGTAATCGTCACAAAGGCAGGATGTGTCTCGTCATTCCTGCCATTCATTGCCGTCACCGAACTTTGGGTTACGATTGCCTAAGGGCCAAGTGACACGGCCTGAACGAGTTCTTCGCGCTGCAGCCAGGCATGACGTTTCTAAGGGGAGAATGTGGCCTTTCGAATCATTCTGCTCATACATGATCACAGTAAAGCACTTCAGCATGCTTTTGAAATCAGGCCGTCTGCAACAGATTTCCGCCTCCCCTTTTGCAACCAGCCATAACGTCTCTTGGTGACAAATGTGGCAACTGCGACCATTCTGGTCAAATGTAGCAGTTGCTAAGCCGTTGGTACGCTATAACTAGAGGGCCCACATAAACAAGTCCTTGTTTTTCAACTATATATGGTGACAACGAGACGCCTTTGGCTATCTTGGTTATAAATTACCGTCACAAGATTTTTGGTACAGTATAGCCTAAGGACTGACTGAAAGGGCTCTAACACGTCCTTAATTCTGCAACTATGCACGACGCGTGTTGGTGACAACGCACTTGTGGTCCTTACGATCATACGTGACCATCTCCAAACGTTTCGACACTGCGACTAGAGGGAAGTCTTGCGTGCGCCCTTGTCTTTCAAGTATGTGGTGGCAAATGTGGCCTCAATGGTCATTTTCGTCATACTTTGCAATGGTCAAACATTTTATGACAGTGACCGTTGGACTGACTGCAACAGGCTTGAGCGTGTCTTCATCCTGCAGTTAGGTGTGACGCCTGTTGGCACGGTGTCGGTAAGGGAACGCTGTCTTGTCATCCTGGTCACACGTTGCCGTCGCCGAACTTTTGGGACACTATGGCCAGCGGTCCGACCGATCCGGGCTTGAATGCATCCTTGTCCTGCAGCGCCCTCGGTGGCAGCAGCATGGGAGCGCCACCGCGCTGCGCTGTCTCGTACAGCTGCTTTTGCATGATGGCCAGGGAGACCTTGTTGGCTCTGAGCAGGTCCGACATGCAAATCAGCTCGCCAGTGTGGCCTCGCTCGTTGTCCGAGTCGTACGTTGAGTCGGCGTCCGAGTCGGAGTCCGCGGCCGCAGTCGTGTCATTAGCCGTCTTTCCGGACGACCTCCGGGACGACTTGACGCCGCTCCTGGCCGCGGCTTTGGCTTGCACGCGTAGTTGAGCCGGTGTCAAGGCGTTGCGTCGGGACCTGCATGTGCAAGGAAGATGTGCCGCTCAAATTTGGGTTTCATTCGAGCATTGCAACACCACGAGCTTTCTACTGATGCGTCACCAGTTAATTGCCGAGAAAGCTTTATAAACGACGCTTTTCATTCGAGAGATCGATGCATTTCACTTCGGACGTTTTCAAATACTTCGCGCGTATTTGGTACTGAGAAGGGCAAAGCTACAGGGCGCCCGTTGGCGGCGATGAGGCGTACGGTGTGGGTCACTCAGGAATGAGAGAAAAGTGCAAACATGTAATCGTGAAATTTAAGTGTTTCGCAGGATAACGAACTTGGAAGTGGTACGTTCAATGCTTAGGTACGTGTGTTTAAAACAGTTTAGTATTGACAGCAGCAATGAAAAAAAGCCTGGTAAACAGAATATATGTGTGTTATTTTCCCTGGTGTTCTGTCCTATTGTGGTGTCTTTCATTCCCGATAAGTAAGAAGTACAAAAGAATGTAGCTAAGTGTACCTGGTTGGTTTCTGTCCCGTCTTGCGCCTTAGTCTGCAGGTGCAGTCAAGCCTGCGGATAAGCCAATTGAGTAATTGCTTGATGACGATGGATGTGACGTTGAAGAGGCTGTAGATACAGCAGCAACCCGCTGATAAAATGAGGAAGTTTGCCACGTGGTACCAGCTTGTCACCTGCACCAGAGAAGCACAGAAAGGATAGGAAAGAGCAAAAAAATGGGAAGGATTAGAATTGAACACGGGCAAAAAGCAAAGTAAATGACGGCAGGTGGAGAAAATGGCCGGTAAGGCAAAGCTTAATCTAATAAACACTGATACAGATCGACATTGTAAACGCACTTACAATGCGGCACAGCACATAATGCGGACGCCCAATAACATGCCCGACATACCCAGAATGTgcccctgaatataacagggacGTTGTTTTTAAATACGTAGGCATTTCTACGCTTATTGCACAAGAAAACCTTCCCTCTGTCCATGCTGTAAGATGACCGCTTCTACGCTTTCTAGATGGCGCCTGCAGCAGTGAGCTAATTTACTTTGATTTAAGTGATATTTAATTGAAGCGccgcgtctcgcttcaacgccagcGAAGCGGTGATAACACAtcgctcacggagctctcagcaAACTCCTCActctggcactttcgcagatcgctttcaagatgcgggCCCGCTCGTCTCTTAAACGCTAATTAGGCTGCGACAACACAGCgtgcgaagctatcagcagtcggcgctCTTTGTCAGCATCgcagatctctttcaagatgCGGCCCGCATGACGGTGCCATACGAAGCCTCCACCTGAGTGCGTTTGGTCATGGTTCATAATTTTTCGACGTGGATGGATGAAGCACTGAAGAGCGATAATGACTTATATTGATTGGAACGCCATTTCCGCACCTGGTGCCGCCACCCGCAGCATACTTTGCTCGCGTTATCAATGCACCTTGCGCCACCGTCTGCACCAGATTGTGTCGCCACTGCACTGTCGTTATTAGTGGTCTGATCAAGTTTCATGACAtggataatgacaccgggctgcgtggagatgagcaagcggcacaatgcttacgcatacttataCAACTCCCGGAAGAATTTTTGCatgaatatttttctttttatttatatgCGATAGTGTCATACAGGACCATAAGCAGTGTTCATTGCTGTAAAATATAGTGGCCTGATTGATCAGACCGTGTAGGGAGAGACATGGTTTtgctaagcctatagctcatgctATTGCTATAGCATGATAACCCATGAGTTTCGTCTCTTCATATTTGAAGCAGTTGAACTTCCCGAGTCACTGTCCAAGATATTGAGAATGTCAGAATAATCTAACAATTTATCCGCTTCCCAAGTGATAGCTTACCCACTCGGCACCCAACTCTAGATTCCTGAATTCCCTTCAAGTGCTGGCTCGATCATAGGGCACTCAAAGGTAGGTCTTAATGGAGGGGCCGTGCGAAATATTCTTCCATACCCACCCACTGTTTCTAAGTTTCCTTAATGGCTATATCGGGCACTTCCTGCAAAGTGAAAGGGGCTAGGACAATGCTAGTCGATGGCAAAAAACGCGTACTTTCCATAACTGTAGCGTAACCATAGAAAAACgaccacaaaagcaagttgttgaGAGGACAGAAAATTCGGGCACCCTATTTAAAGAAAACAGCAATAAAAGTGATGGTAAAAGTAGCAAACGTCGCATCTATCTTATCTTGTGCTGCCTCTTTTCCATCTCCGCACTTTATTTCATATGTCAACTCGCCTAGAATGTGACTTTTATTAATTTCCTCCTGCCCGTCTCAATAAACAAAGGAACCCGTCAAAGTTTTCAGGGTCGTTCTTGTGGACCGTGACAAAATTACATTTTGCTAAGTTTTAGACAGACTTCATTTAATGATTAGTGGATGATGCTCCATGCACTTGTTTTTAGGTTGTCATAACATGTCGACACTTCTGCTGATCCTGCTTCTTATGTTCCTTCTAATAAACAGTGCAGAATAACATTACACGTACCTACTGGGCGTAGAATGTTTCAAAAGTAGTTTAACATATTCTATACAATTCTCTTTTCCCTGTTTTTCTGCTAGCATTCTGCCACTTTGTTCATCtttctccttgctttcttttgatAGGCTCTCTTTTCTTTGAGCTGAATGTAGTGGTAGCCAGCAATTTAGTAGCCAAAATTCATAAAATTCGTAAAAAGACGATTGGGCTGTTTGATTGGTCGTCCTTAAaaattaatttatggggtttaacatgccaaaaccactttctgattatgaggtgcgccgtagtggaggactccggaaatttcaaccacctgaggttctttaacgtgcacctaaatctaagtacacaggtgctttcgcatttcgctcccatcgatatgcggccgccgcggccgggattcgatcccgctagctcgtgctcagcagcccaacactatagccacggCGGGTGAATGGTCGTCCTGAAGATACCGAATGGCGGAATGGCAGGAAAAGAAATAATTCGGGTCAACAAGATGGCTCAGTGTGGTTGCGATTTGGTGCCATTGATTGCGCATACCGATGACAAGTTAGTTTacgcaatagttctgcggaaacccacaaggagaAGAGAAGTAATTAGTTAAGacaaaatgagacatccacccaatgatgacgtccacccatccatcccactaatttttcttcaactgtgaggcttttctttcgaggaacccatattaGTTTCCCTTGTGGCACTTGCTGCCATAGGGTGGaggtctcattttcccttaaatAAATACCTGTCTGCTCCTTGTGGGCTTCCGCAGGACTAATACGTCAACCTCTTGCCTTCGTTTCAagttcgccctgccatctgctagccgcctggttagctcagacagtagagtggctgccccggaaagacggtggtcccgggctcgagtcccggaccaggacgaattttccttcaactgcgaggcctttctttcgaggatcCCGCgtgggtttcccttgtagcacTTGCTACCATTGAGTGGATGTCTGATATTTCGCTTAAATAAGAAGTTAGATTATTTTAACATTTCAGGCTCCGTTCATGTGACGTCAAAGAATTTCTGTTTCTCTGTAACGCAATTGGTGACAATTTTGCTTCCATtcgtctttctttatttcgtaTTGTGTTATCACATTGCACAGTCGGTATGTAAGTGCGCATTCTGCGAATAATGaaaaaaatcagttggaagtgagAGCTGTGCGTGTTGTTTCTCGCTTTCTCTTTTTTGGGCTCAGTTTTACGTTGTGAATAGAGTCGCCCTACCTAATCCGAATAATGGAGTAAGAATTCTAGTGACATAATTTAAGAAAGCTGACTGTGAAGAGCCAACAGTCAATGGTATGAAAGTATGACGCATCAAGCTAACACATTCAAAATGCTTGGGCCAGAAGACTACAGGGGCGTCCACAGGAAAATTCAGAAAGTCGCTTAAGGTAACTTCAGGTTGAGGACGGTAGAAGCTATATATTGAGAGTTCCCATAACTGTGCAAAATTTTGTTCGCCCCTATAACGAATCTCATATGCGCCATCAGTCGCATATCCCATAATTTCATTGAACAAATAGACAAAACACATCAAAATTTGTACTTTCACATTTGTCATGTCGGATTGCACAAATGAGGATCAAATATAGTAAAATTTTTCACAGCAAATAAGTAACAACAGAACATGCAATACAATGCGAGAGAGAGACAACACAAGGATAATACAGCGTTTCGCCTTGTCTGTTTTGACGTCACGTAATTCTGCTCAAAAATATTACTATAAGTCTGTCTAATTGGTCGAACAGCATAATTTTCGCAGATACCATCtgcatgtgtatgtgtatgtTCCCATATGTCATACCGAATACTTTACAAATGGGCAATATGAGCGTTTATTTATTAAACATTTTTAGGTGCTTTTCGTCATTGCACTGTCAGTTCGCCATGCAATGAAAAGTAGCCCGTGCCATCCAAGAGGCACCAACCTCTCCTTTGAAATTATgttattaggaaagaaaaaaaatggctatggcttagctaaggttaagcccaggatgcgaagcatactagcctggttgttgttgaaccactgttttgcctggtgaactgctgttgcttggctatatttggttcggctagacgaagaaacaactcatgcaggcgagcgcacgagctgagactcggctatgtagctacgcggccgcaagcgagcgcacgagttgagcctccgcttttgcagctgttatgacgtcatatggtagctacgcggccgcgcgcggcgcagcaaggaagagcgtggttgtgcggctagtatgcttcgcataaaaataccTGCAGCTCCAGAAGTCCAGTGGCATCGGCGGCCTCGGCCTCGCTGGAGACGTCTTCGTCGTCCTCTGTAGTGACGTTTGCCGTCGCCGAGGACGCCCTGAAAGCGAGCTTCTGCCCGGGCACCAGATCTCCGAAGCCGATGGTTGAGAAGGCGACGAAGCAAAAGTAGAAGGACTCCAGGTATCCCCACTGCTCGGTGCGGGCGTAGAGCACCGACGCCGAGGCCGAGAGCAGTGCAGTCGCCACGAACAGGCACAGCATCACCCAGTACACTGAGGGCTTCCAATCGTCCAGCCGGTCATCGAAAGAAAGCTGCGATTTGTGGGCATTgaagtcggagagagagagagagaaagacaaaaaaCGAAGTAGTTGTGAAGCATATGTTTTGTAAACCCGAGATAATCTGGTCTCATGCTCATTTGCTACGACCTCCGTAACACGAAACAAAATACCATATTAATTTCTTGTAATAACAATAGGATCACTTTAGAAGTTGTCCATCACTTTTGAAGTCATTTTTTGGCCTCCAGGTTTTCCATCATTTTATAAACAATAGCTTAGCCTCGCAAGAATTGCGCGCATCCTACGCGCTGCGCGAATAGGTTAAACGACTTCTGCTTTGATGCAAGCCAGGAACGCGCTTCTTGTTCAGCGAGCATTCGCAAGCGTAGCCCAGACGACAAAATCACGTTTTCACCTAAAAATGACTCGTTCGACGTAAAATTGCGCCCCTCTAACACCGCAGACAGGCCAGACAGGAACCAGAGTCCATTTTTCACCGTCTATCATAGATGGTGAACCAGAGTACATCATACACCAAACAAAGCTCGCCCTTCGCGTAGCGTGTCTGAAAGTAGTTGCGTGCATTTGTAAGCGACATGGTTCGCATTCGGTGTGGTCTCCTGGCGAAATTGAGCAACTCTGAGCTCGCGTTCCAAACAATTCTTTGCTGCCAAATAAGGATGGCTATTGAAATGTTGCTGGCATATTGTTGATGAGTTGTTGACTCAATGGCCTTTCAGCAATACCTCAACAACTATTGAGAACACACAGCAATAATTCAACAATAACGTTATTGCGTAGTTCACAagaaaaaagtcgttgactaaatgctgtttcCATATAGTTGAaggtattgagtattattgagccatgtTTGAGAAGTTCACAACAATATATTGACTGGGCCTCGCTTCTCGTTTCTGAGCGAAATATTCACCGCTCGctttttgtgctcatcgacgTCACTAGACGCTGCTTCCCTTCGCGCTTACGAGTCAACATGTAATGATGTTCTAAATCGTGTGTTTTGAACCATTACATTCAACAGAGCCCACCAGCCAAGCTTAACTATCACACAGCCGATCAGTAGTGATAATTTCAGCCCTAAGTCATCGTGATCCATCGTGCAAGGCAGTAGACAGCACCCGCGAATTGGGGGGAAGGGAGAGAAAAGAAGGTTCGCTGTGATTTGAGTACCCTTATCATTAGTGTGTTTCAACGTTATGTGTACCCTTATCCATTTTCATTGTTTTACTTTCTTTGTAAAGATGCACATACTACGATCAAAATCATTAGCCTTTTTATGTCCACCAGATAATGAAGTGTTGTCCAAGGgacctccaattacccttgtctagCTCCAGTGGACCTCATCACAGGTGCATATTTTTCTAATTCCATCCCACCAGCTAATCCTTGTCACACTCGAGTGCGCTTTTATTCTGTGTGCATGTACTATGTAACCACATTAGATCACTATTTACTGGTCGTATGCATTGTTACGTAGGCCGCTCAATTCTACTTCTTTTTAGCGTCAACTAAAATATCCGTTACCTCTATTTACTTTGTATTCCACACCGCTGCCTTCCCGTCTCTACGCGTTACGGACGTGCCGTAAAGTGGTATAGGAATATTATTTCGCCTGCTTTCAGGAGTTGGCCCCGGCTATGCCTTGAGAATGTCACGGTACCGCGGTGGTAgaagaaaaaatggccaggcttagcttggttaagccaagaatgcgttgcatattgcgcgagttggggcccagctttacctccggctgtcgtgacgtcacgtcacgtggttgcgctaaaggtcaatggtggctgcccggccgcgtcCAAGGGCtcaactgagtgattgcaatatggaacgcataaaaatagaagaaacttaataacaaacatagcaaacttaaaagagaatagacccacatatgagacgcgcagcagtgaccaatggctcatgccctcaatggtggctgcccggccgcgcccaagggctgagctgagtgattgcaatatgcaacgcataaaacacTCGCCTGCGAGTCCCTCCGATCGAGCAGCCCTCGCCTTCGTAACTCCCTCTCGTGCAGACCCTTGAGCAGGCACGCAAGCAGCGTGATGATGCGCTCCAGGAACAGGTTGAAGAATAGAATGGCGCCCGAGCAGCCCAGGAAGCCGTACGCCAGCACCAGGCTGCGGCCGGCCCACGTGCACGGTGTCGTCATGCCGAAGCCTGCGAGTACAAGAAGACGAGCCAAAAAAAGGACGCATTTCTTTTCTGATACGAAGAGCCTTTACTTCACCCTCTTGGGACGGAACACAGGGCTTTAGCAAACGTTACTCAAACACTAATTTTGAGCGAAGTTGATCACTCCGCGCACACGcgcgcaaacgcacacacacacacacacacacacacacacacacacacacacacacacacacacacacacacacacacacacacacgcacgcacacgcacacacacacacacacacacacacacacacgcacacacacccgcACATATATATGGAAGGTGAAACGCTCAACTTCGCGCTTTTTATGGTTGCCACAAGTGTACAATGGACAAGTTGAAGCagttatatacatatatatatatatatatatgtatatatatatatatatatatatatatatatatatatatatatatatatatatatatatatatatatatatatatatatatatacaaagggATGCGGAATAGGGGCTCCATTCTGTTCTTCGTGCCCACAGAAAGCCAACGGAATGtctggtgtgtatatatatatatatatatatatatatacatacaggcAGAGTGAGGACTCATAAACAAAGAAACGCAGGCGAACGATTCTTTCCTCCAGAGAACAGTACTCTTATGCGCTGCAAGCGGAGACGAAGAAAATGAAACGATAGAAATGGGGCATACCAGAGGGAACAAGTGACATCACAGACAGCACTACACAAAAGAGTCGATTCTCTGGTATCAGACGAATTCTAGTGCACCTTTGTGAGGAATTTTATGAAAGTGTCTTATACAATTCCCAAGAAGGTCATCTCCTTTTTGGAGACTGATCTATATCCATGAATGGCGGACACTTGGCGTACCGCATAAATTACGCCGCTAGGAACGATGAAAGAAGGAACTCCATGTAACGCACTCCAACTCCTTACAGATAATGGCGAAGCGAATTGGACGGCGCGTTTGTCAGTCCGAAATCTTATTCGCGAGGAGTCTGTTGTCAGATTTTACAAGTACTGTGAAATGCTATTGCATTGTATTGTCCATAAAAAGAAAGATCGGCAGGGGGATAAATATGCTCGCCAATAAGGGTATCTATGCTATCTACACGAGACATCCGTTCTTCAAAAAGTTAAAAAGTTAAATCAGTAGTGCTTTACAGCGTTCATTTGGGTTCGTAGTTAAGTCGGGTTAACGGCGCAAACGCAACTAATATGCCACAACAACCCCGACACGATATATAATAAGGAAAGATGAAAGTAAACGTAGTTCCATTACTCGAGTTGGTTttaaaatccagtgtcgtctaaaaatttgAGAACTTCCGCCGGTCACATGAGTGCAAGTTTAAAGAGAAACGCAAAGGGAGAGGtagagaagagaggaaaggcaccAAGGTTAGCCGGACGCttgtccggttcgctaccctgcactgggggaaaggGATACAGAAATaaagagagtgagtgagagagagaaagagagagagagagatagagatagccCAGTTTCAAGCACAAGAAAGTTAGGGGTAAAGGCTTATGCAATGTGCACAATTCCTTAACATAATTTCTTCTTCGCACTTCAATAGCACGGTACGTGTAATGAAAATGCGTGGTTTCAAAAGTGGTCCTTTGCATTCGTGGCGCAGATGCCGCCATGTCTCTTCCTCAATCAATACTTTGTATATGTGCATGTCGTATACCCAGACGGTGTAGAAACGTTCCGTCAATTTGGAATATCCAGGTCAGCGCAAGTCGCAGCCGACCCACACTGCACCCTTCTTGGTGCCAGATGATTCCCGAGGCGCCGTAATTACAGCCAGTCATTCCGAGTTGCCAACCGCACTCACTTCCGTTTCCTGCTGCGAAACTTCCTGAAGTCGGACGTGACGAGGTCCGACGCACCGTTGGTGGCAGGAAACGGTTCCTGTCTCCTCGTGTATGCGCGTAGTTTGagtgcgcatgcgccgtggaGGTGGTGACGGATTCAAAGCAAAACACGCCCGGCCGTCGCAGCGCCACCAGCATGTTGGGGCTCGACGGTAGATAGAGCATCCGAAATGGCCAGTGAGGAATGAAGTCCTTTCTGACGGTACTCGTAAGCGCTgacatttgttttgcaacttgCGCCTGGGCGCTAGCTTCGTACTTGTTACTTCGTACTTCGTACTTCGTACTTGTTCGCACTTTGTACTTGTTTGCCATCGTGAAGCTTCTCTATCGGTGTATccaaaataaaaaacagaaagtTCTTTGTGAGCCAGCGCGGGTgagagaattttttttcttcttctgtcgAAAAGGTGCCCTGCTTTTTTACGCCAAGCTTCTAACGACGGGTGACTTCAGAAGCACCGCGTCGAATTTGACACCCGAGG contains:
- the LOC135919683 gene encoding potassium channel subfamily K member 12-like, translated to MKRHLPRRQGGCCRRLLRLREENARFVLLGVVLLVYMILGALLFRAIEGPGEVEARERYNQVLRDFWLKYNGTVDPEDVVRLLEEHGNASSRNLLPSKRPRWDFVGAFYFVGTVVSTIGFGMTTPCTWAGRSLVLAYGFLGCSGAILFFNLFLERIITLLACLLKGLHERELRRRGLLDRRDSQLSFDDRLDDWKPSVYWVMLCLFVATALLSASASVLYARTEQWGYLESFYFCFVAFSTIGFGDLVPGQKLAFRASSATANVTTEDDEDVSSEAEAADATGLLELQVTSWYHVANFLILSAGCCCIYSLFNVTSIVIKQLLNWLIRRLDCTCRLRRKTGQKPTRSRRNALTPAQLRVQAKAAARSGVKSSRRSSGKTANDTTAAADSDSDADSTYDSDNERGHTGELICMSDLLRANKVSLAIMQKQLYETAQRGGAPMLLPPRALQDKDAFKPGSVGPLAIVSQKFGDGNV